The DNA window GGTATTCTATTTATTACTGGGTCACAGTCCCTATGCTTCTTTAGCAATACTGGTGGATTGTAACACCACTCTATATTATTTCCCAAACTGTGTTATGTTGTTACATGCCAATCAATTAAAGCTCAATATCCTATGTTAGTTCATTGGACTTGGTCTAGCttggaaattaaaatacaaaaggatAATCTATATATTATACCTTTACCTGTAACTATATATACTTAATTATAAACTTGTATTTTCAACAGGCCCAATACAGCTTAAAAtctacaaaatgaaacattttcattACACTAGCTTTTACTATTAtacaaaaggattttttttttttcttcctgaaacagggtttctttgtgtaacagctctggctgtcctatcttgatgtgtaaaccaggctggcctcctaaataagagatctgcctgcctttgactcatgagcactgggattaaaggtgtgcgccaccaccacctggtaaaAGTAACTGTTATGCAAAAGAAAATTATCAGACTGTTTGATACTGTTTTGCTTTTGGTCCTAAAGTCTTCTCCCGGGCTCTTTAATTCTACTTCACAATCATGAAATTCATAAAATTTCTAAAAGCTAATTACAAAGACCAGAATATTTACAATTTTAACTCAGAAATCATAATTTTCtcaaactttaaattaaaaataattagaaaatgttAGAAATGGCAACATCAGTTTAGAGGGACTTTTGTCCTCatttagtaataaaatatattactgtATAGACCAAATCTTTCATCATGGTTGCCGAAGGGAAAAAGCACTAGTTTTGTATGGAAGCTACTGTTTAAAATATGCATACCTTATCTCTTTCGATTGCTTCCAAAAGTACCTTTCTTGattttggaagatttttttgtattttgaaaagatGTCGGGCTAGTTTGATAGCATAAAATGATGATTCATTATTTGATTTGGCATTCTTTATAGCATCTTGAAGCAACTGTTCAGCTTCTTCCATATTTCCATGACGTCGTTCTAAACTTACTCTTCTCAATCGAACCATTGCCAATCCTAGAACACATTCTTCAAACGTTCTCAAGATAGTTCTGGCTTCATTAATGTTCCCTAAAAcagtaattaaatatttatacttttacTTAAATTTCTAAAATAGACTTTATATATATCACTTGTTTAAATTTCTGAAATAGACTTGATACCAAGAACTGAAAAACAGTCCACAGGCTAAATCTAGGTCTCTATTTGAGGGGGTGTGGAGAGGTAATAAATAGCCATGCTTATTTTGTACTGTCTATGGCTAATCTTAGGATATGGCAAGGCTGAATTGCTAAGGAAACGACATAGCTTTTATAGAAGTTATCAAATTCTTCCTCATACATCCCTCAGTACTCAATTCCTATAATTCCATACTAACAAAGTGCTACATAAAGTATCATTGAAGGGCTGGAAATGGGCTGGAAATAAGATTCAGCATTTAGGAGCATTGGCTACTACtaaggacccaggttcacttctcagcacccacaaccaTTAGTTAAGTGCAGTCCCAaaggatcccatgccctcttctggtctctgcaaatACTTAAgcatagacatgcatacaggcaaaacacccattcacaaaaattaattaaaatacatcaACTGGACCTTCTCCTCCTTACCCTGCTGTTCTTCAAAAGCTGCCCAAAGCATATGTGCCATGGGTTTCTTTGGAAGATGAACAGTACAAGCTCTGCTGAAGACATGCCTCACTCCTTCAATGCTATGGTTTTCCATGTACTTGGCATACTAcatacagaaaagaggaaatactGAATAATTTACAGTTGAACATGTGATTAAATATGTGACAGAACGATAAAATTCTATTTGTAAACCCATTCAGCACCTTTATTGAACCACTAGACTAGTTTCTGTAAGGAAGGACGAAGAGAGGCAACGAGGTTGGCATATGCAGCAGTCAAATCTGGTTGCAAGCAGACCATCTCCTAATGCAACAGATATAGTTATATGAACAACATTCAACAGAAGTACAAAAAAAGGTTAGTCACTAGATCAATGTTTATAATATATTCAAGTTAAACACTATATAATTTTCTTACCTTAATCCAAAACTCCTCATAGAGGGCACAAGATATGACACATCTTTCAAAGAGAACCACAACTCTTTCATGAGTTCCATTTTCAATTTCGAATTCTAAGTATTCTTTCCAGTTCTTTAGTTGGGCCTTTTCCAATGGTTTCACATGAAAATATGGTCTTTTAatctgttgaaaaaaaaattactgcatGGCAATAAATataaaccaaaatattttaagtacaaTGATACAAATGatttcaaatacaaagaaaaaattttattttttttctggggggAGGAGCTTGAGAGAGAGTCTCTGTATATCAGtttagcctcaaactcccaggTTTGCTTGCTTcggtctctcaagtgctggcattaaaggcatatgccactacacctggcataaaatatttttttaaattaagtttaatcACCATAATTTcgacaacagaaaagaaaacattttccattATTCGGTCTTTGTAAgcaatatacatatttttatttttacttatgtgtatgtgtatgtgtacctacatgagtttatgtgcactaCCTGCATGCAGGTATAAGTGTCCAGAGTCCAGATGGATCCTCTGAACTGGATTTACAGTTGTGAGACCCCCAACattggtgctaggaaccaaacttggatcctctatAACAGCAGCAAGCAGTCGCAGTCTTAAACCACTGAGACAACACACtagttttatttactaatttacatttttctttctttctttttttttttttttggtttttcaagacagggtttctctgtgtagctttggagcctatcctggcactcgctctgaagaccaggctcgcctcgaactcacagagatctgcctgcctctgcctcccgaatgctgggcttaaaggcgtacgccaccaacgcccagcaatttacatatttttaaaatgaaccatTTTAACATAGTTATACAGGGATAGGAATGACAATGGACAAGGAGACCATTTAAGGTAAAggaattattctttattttgatttctaaGATAAATTATATTGTATATTCATCAAATTCTTTGACAGCCAGACACAGACAATAGACGTATAACTCCATTCATAGGCTAGGCCATGAGAGGgtaatttacaaaaagaaagctaCATTAAACCTTAAGCCTAGGGCTAAGGAAGCCAAGCTGCAGTTTTGTAAGTAGAATAAGAACAACTGACGAGGAAAGGCGAGACAAATGTAATCAAGTTGACCATGCTGATGGTAGTAAGTATCTGTGAACTAATGAACTGCATACTTCAAATAGGTAAACTGTTTGACATGTGACATACACCTACACAAGCAGTCAGAAAATAGTTaaatttataaggaaaaaatggagaggtgtgtgtatttttaatttttgagatagggtttgaTGTAGTATAGACTGGCATAGAACTTAGTAGGTAACTGAAGATGACTTTTAATTTCTGAACCTTTTTATCTCTAGCTTCCAAGTGCTGAGTTATAAGATTCGATACCAAACATGGTATCGAAATGTCTAAATGTGGTGCTGGGATCAGAGATTCATGCATGTTGGGCAAGTAGTCTACAAACTGAGCTTAATCCCCACACTTAGAACAGCTGTTCTGTTGTCCATAAAGTATAACTCaataaagttgatttttaaatgtaagcacATTTATCAGGAATCTTGCATTTGAAATCTGAATGCAGTAAGATTCTAAACCTGGTCATGGAAAATGTTAAATACAATTGACAAGTATACCTCAAAGTTatttacaaaaagtaaaaaagagtatctttttatattttgaggacttataaaacaaaacacttacaCCTTCTTCAAATGTCCACCTCTTACTAACTTCATGCTCATTATAGTTAAACATTTCTTGATGAATTTCAATGATTCTGTGTCTCATGTTTTCTATTTCAGTAATTagcttggaaaaaaagaaaaaaaaatcttgtaagtTACATACTGAAAATTCTCAACAGCACACATTTAAGTATCTTCTACACATATTTCAGTCTTTATTCAGTCTTTAGTACAGAGTTTTTAATTGTTagatgttaatattttaaatataatttttgtttgtttgctttggttttttttttttttttttttggtttttctgtgtggctttggagcctgtcctgacactcactctgtagaccaggctggccttgaactcacagagatctgcctgcctctgcctcccaagtgctgggattaaaggcatgcgccagcaACACCCAgcttgctttggtttttgagacagggtctgtgtacATATAGCActagttgtcctagaactcatatGGAGACCAGAGTGTCTTAGacctaacagagatccacctgactctgccttttaAGGGCCACCACACCGACCTTTAAATATGATTTATAAAAGCCAATTtctgctgggcaatggtggtgcatgcctttaatcccggcactcaggaggcagatctctgtgaattcaagaccagcctggactacaagagctagttccagaagagcctccaaagccacagccacagagaaaccctgtctcgaaaaacaaaacaaaaaaaaagagagccaatttcttatgtttttttgaAAATAGGGATAGATAggaatagtaaaatattttttcctaaagTAAATTACTTCCAGATGTCTCATGGTTATaactttctcctttaaattcacACTTAAATCATACTGACCTAAATGTCCACAACTTATCACCTTTCCACATATGCTACCTAGCTTCTTACACACTGAACATATGATTTAAAAGGTTACCTTTGCTGGATCAGTTATGTCTTCAATTCCTGATGGAAGGTCATCACCAGGAGGTCCATCATCACCACTGTGTCCATTTACAGAAGCTAATTCCCTTCTCAGTTGAATGAACTGTTCCTCAGTTAAAAGATCTCTAGGCAAGTTATTCTGTACATGTTCTTTAAATCTAAAGGAAGAATTAAAACACACACGTCAGATACCTCCTACATATTACTCCTTCAAATAAGtagagaaacaaattaaaatatcctaacatttctttctttgtattaaaGTTCTACCACTTAATGATATATAGTTTCCACTCTGTCTTTGCAGTGCAATGTAGAGAACAGGTACGTAAATTCCAACTCTGtgattatttgatttttctcttctcccaATCTAAAAACAGAAGATATCTACTTTGCAAATTTAAGTAAGACATAACTAATTCACACTAAAACTGTAAAGCAATCACGAAATGTTTCCATTATCATCCCCCCTACCAATTACTTATCCACACATTTCTGTTTAGCAACCTAATGACATTGGCTTAATTAAGGCCACCAATTACCATACATGCAAAATTAAATTGGTATTTGTTCTCTAGTACACTCTATCTTCAACATCTGAGGCTGCTAACCATGTCTTCTTACTTTTAGAATCTTCGTCACAGCTTGGTTTCTGAGGTATCACCAATTCCTTGGTTTTCCTCCAAGTCTCTTTACGATTGCTGTTGGATCTCTCTTGGTTTCCCATTACTACCTGCCCTTAAGGTTATGTACTTTCTGGCTAAAGTCACTAACAGAGCTGATAGTAGCATtccccagggcttgctggccagctagcccagCTAATGGATAACCCCTAAGTCAGTgtgatactgtctcaaaacataaggtaaaGAGTAATCAAGAAAAACACAGGAGGGCTGAAGAACATTGGCTGCTtgatcttccaaaggactcaggtttgactcccagcatccTAACTGTACTTCCAGTTTCATAGGCATCAGGAAcctatgtggtacacagacacacatgcagataaaatacacacataaaataaaaaaatatctaaaagaaaaacacaagactTCAGTCCCTCAGCCTctgacaaacacatacatattttcccacaaatctgaaaaaaaaaattgctgagtGTGGTAgtgtatatctttaatcccagcccttgagaggcagaggcaggcagagctctgtgaatccaaagccagccaagtctacaaattaaggtccaggccagccagattTAAACAGTGAGACCTTAATCTCAAGAAAAAGTAGAACAAAACCAATCAAGTagccaacaaaagaaacaaaaaatttcatttattgggctagaaagatgaatcaaaagttaagaacacttgctggtCTTGCTTGCTTAGGACTGaagttcatttcctagcacccacatggcagctcacaattgcctaaaactcaaattacaggTACCTGCAGAGGCAGGTACCAagtacacatggcacacatacataggtataggtaaaatattcatataatacacacaaatcataaaatagtaaatttatttattcttgggaGGGGGGCAATTTGAAGGCCAGGGAGcaacaatgacagttcatgctctTCTTCCAAAAGTAGgtactaaggattgaactcaggtcatcaggcttagtagtaagaacctttacccactgagccatagtGCCAGACCACATATATTCAAGCTTAAAAACCTAAcaggtcccagcacttgggaggcagaagcaggttaaTCTCTGAGCTCAAGTCAGCCTGGTATAAagcatgagttctaggacactcggggctacacacagaaaccctgtctcaaaaaatcaaacaaaaataaaacctagcAGGATACTCATTTGAAAAAaagatttggggggtggggggagtggaaaGAAGGCTCACCATTATCATAAAATATCAGAGTCCAGTCCCCAGTACCCATGCTagttggctcacagccatctctaattccaattccaagggatctgatgccctcttccataCTCCAAACAGAcaactgcactcatgtacacaagccacaatctatatatatattataaatatatagaacatatagaatatataaaaatctggggctggagagatggctcaggggttaagaacactgactgttcttctagaggttctgagttcaattcccagcaaccacatggtggctcacaaccatctgtaatgtgatctggtgccctcttctggcatgtactatatacatgataaataaataaataaatcttaaaaaaaaaagaatatataaaaatctaAAGATCTGGAAGAACTGAGAATATAGCTCCGTTGCaaataaagaaaagcacacatttaaaaaaattgaaggcTGTCTGAAGGACATTATCTCATTCCCAGAGGATTTTTCTGTTTCCAGGTAATCGTGAAATGAGGAGCTTTGGAAACCATGTACTTCCCAACAGCACGTTCTGCTTCAACTAAGGCATTGAAGTAAGCCAAATGACCATGGGCAGCTACTATTGACAGTTAATGGTTTCTGggaaaaagtcagttttctctaagtaTGGCTGGTTGCTAGTAGGTTGACCAGCTAGTGGATGACTTAACACACCATGAGTGTATAGGTTatgtattaagaaaataatacaaaataaaacaaaactacacacacacacacattacagtTAAGAACAGTAGGGAGATTAACggataaatatgattaaaatacaacgtatgaaactctcaaaaattataaaatataaaaaagcaactgtttcagcaacagaaagctaGCATTTCCTTAATAAAGGTCTTGCAAACATAAATGTCATCGCATTTTAAACAAGAATTGGTCTATAAAAATCCTTGTCTTTGATCTTCACTTGTACAACATGCATATTTATCAAATACCAAGTCTTGTGCTAATTATTTACAACTTACTTCATTATATCCTAGAAACCTGTCTACCTGCTCTAACTCATCAATAGAGATAGGACACTGACCTACAATGTCTctgcttacatttttctttctagttcctaTTCCAGCACAAGTCCATGTAACTTCTATTTTTAGCAAATTTATCTATAGtagtttacaaatattttattacactTAATTGTAAAATTCATATCATGTAAAACTTTCAATATACAACCTTACACATAACAATTaacaaaaatccacaaaataGCTTagtgtggtggtatacacatgtaatctcagcacacaaggtgagacaggagaatcaaaaGTACAAGGCTAGCTGAaacagtctcaaaagaaaacgACTCCACATGAAGTACATGTTACTTACACTCATACTAAggagttaaaaaaagaaaaagaaaacagcaaagacaCAATCTCATTCACTTTCTGGGTTCTGATCAGTGGGATACCTTGCAGCAGGAAAAGACACATGGAGCTgagcattgtggcacacacccgCCAACTACAGGACTCAGGAAGCACAGGAAGGAAGAGATGCAAGGTCAAGGCACACCGGTGCCACACAGTAAGTCctaggccagctagagctacctagcaagaccctatctcaaaagaaaaaagaaaacaaaaccaaaactaaacatgGAAACCACAGTACACAGCACAGAAATTTTAAATACTTGTAACGATCTTGAAAAGTTATTTATGATGCATAACCAGATAATCAGGGTGTAAAATTTTAATGggatgaaaataatttgaatagGGAGAGAAAGAAGTTAACACCCATACTGCAATCTTTACTGTACATAAACATATGTTTGTGAACATCAGGAATGTACATTTTATAAATCATTaagctgtaaaaataaaataaagagctaGCCAAACCCCTTATGTCTATTATCCTGAGATGCTGAATGAGAAGGATTAAAGACTCTAGGCCAGCAGAGGAACACAGAAacacactatctcaaaaaattaatataaaaaaagCACTTATTATTTGCCAAGTACCATATGAATTTAGTAttacaaaaaaatcatttataaaaCACTATATCTCATTTCTTCACCGTTCTAAAGTACCTCAGATACAAAATGGACAAGAATAACTTTCAATATAAAACTAGTATATTAAACATTTCATAAGATACAGAAAAAATGACTAAATTAAGACATAAATTTTTATTCTCTAGAAAATTAGTTTCCTCTAATAAGATCCTatataacatttcaaaataaactgTAATGCTCAATATTGGGAACTGATCACCTACATAACCAAagatatttcaaagaaaagatcTTTCAACATACCTCTGGAAATGATGACTGTAGAGCTGCGTTGGAATACCAAGAATACGATCATACACAGCTGTAACTTCTCTCAGATTGCCCTGTTCATTTTCCCAGTTTATATACATTTCCCATAGTTTGTCAGATCGAAAATCTGTTCCTGCAGCTAGAACAGCATGCTCAAAAGTTCTGAAAAATTAAATTGCTGTTAAGTTATCTTCCccaaataaaataactcctaaatattattatttaattgcTTCCTAGTCATGCATGAATGGAAAAAGTAGAAGCAATCATAGAACAGTTGCTTAAAGGAAGAAtaagtgaaaaaacaaaaggaaaagataagTGCAGTTTACCTTATACATAATTACAAGGTATAATGTACACATTTCAAAGAAGTAATAGGAACATGGTAGATGAAGTACTTGTTATGTATTTGAAATGTCAAATATAATGATTCCTTTAGAATAGAGAAAACTGAAGAATTTACAAACTGTATCTCAATTCGAGGATTTCTCTAGCAAAAATGCCTGAACAAGGGACTCAAACTATATATATAAACTCATGAGAAGTATGCATAGAATTTAGAACTATCAAAACCACCTTTCAATTCTAAAAGTTGATTGTgggagcacttttttttttaatggtatttAGCTAAATTTCAAGAGATACCTGTTTATTATTAGATTTGATGTTTAATAAACAAAACctcaggactagagagatggctcaggaagttAAGTGCTAACTACATAAATGTGAGAATAGAATTAAAATGTCCAAAACCCTTGTAAATACTAGGTGATGGCATGGCAGCCTGGCCATAATCAGAGCAGTAGGAAAGCCAGGTAGCTTAAATAACCTAAgtggcaagctctgggttcaactgagagatTTCCACTGCAGTGAATAAGTCATCAAGTAACTAAGAGAAACACCTGAAAAGTCAACTCTGGGatcccacacatatacactcaggGTACAACATGAACAttacaataagacaaaaaaacacTTTTTGGTACATAGTTTCAAAATAAGCATCTTAAAACCAAgtaagggccagtgagatagctcaacaGGTAAAGTAACTTGCCAGCAGCAAGCCTGAGGACTGGAGCTCCATCCTCCAGACTTGCACAGTGGAATTCTCACAAGCTCACGGCCTACAGTACACACTGTCCCCATATACATACAATcagaagttttaaaatgttataaaatttcaagtgaaaaacaaaacaactaggTGCATTTATACCAAAGAGGCCATATTTCCTAAATTTATCTTTTAACACAATGTCTAATTTAGGCAAAACAGACAGTTCAAATTTTATAGTCTTAGAACTACAAATGTTTTTATATAAGGATAAGGCAGTAAGCATTTCCTGAAATTATCATAAAAAATTAAGACATAGTTTCCTGGATGCTTAGCAAAGACatggtatgcatatatgtatacaaataaacattaattcacacaaaacaaaaatatatttttaagcagATTAGTgtccaagaaaaaaaacagaaaagtgaatGTGTGAGAATTTAATGTACATAAAggggagcattttttttttttttaaattttatttatcttcttttctgttcttctagacagggttcctctgtgtaacagctctagctgccctagaactcactttatagaccaggctggtctcaaactcacagagatctgcttgcctctgcctcctgaagtgctagcattaaaggtatGCACAAGGGAGGCATGTTAAATCAACAAAGAAAGCCTGGACTATTTAGCAAAAAGGAATGATAAAATGTGCATTCCACAATAGCCAGGTAAATAAtagaaaagcatttaaaattaaagtaCAGAGCTTAAGAGATGGCTAGCAGTTAGTTTTGATTTTCAGCACACTTAAGGTGGCTCCATCGTGTGACTCTAGTTACAGGGGCTGCAATATCCTTTTAtagcctccacacacaccaggcacatatacattgtagacatacatgcaagcaaaccaccataaacataaaataaaatcttaaattaaaaatacagaatttaaTACTCTTGGTAATAAAGACACAGAACTCAGAATCcaataacttaatttttaaatataggaCTCAtcatgtagccttagctggcctggaatacaCTACGTAGACCAGCCCtactccaaactcacagagatctgcctgccagagtgccaggattaaagacgAGCCATCTCGGCTGTCAGGACTGAATGTTttaatatattaagaaaaaaactatAATAAACACCAAACAAAGTTTACtacttttctttataaacacTTTTAGTATTtctattgttgtgtgtgtgtgtgtgtgtgtgtgtgtgtgtgtgtctgtctgtctgtctgtctgtctgtctgtctgtctgtctgtctgtctatatgacTATGAGTATATACAGAGTCCAGAATGGGGGCACTGGATATCCTGGACCTgtatttacagatggttgtgaaacacCACATGTGGATACTGGAAACTAAACTTGGGTCATCTGAAAAAACACCATGTGCTTTTAACCAGTAAGCCCctttaccatgcacaaaacaaagtttaaaaacattaatACTGGAAGAAATGTTTACTATACAAAGATAAATCTAACGAGGCCAAGTGAGTACATGCACGAGTACGCACGTTAAaagagttgggcagtggtggctcacgcctttaatcccagcactgaggaggcagaggcaggcagatctcttgtgagttagaggccagtgagttccaggacaggcactaaaagctactgagaaacccagtctcagggaaaaaaaaaaaagaaaaagaaaaagaaaaagaaaaacagtattacTACCCAAGAACAATCTCAGTGTATCCAGAAAATTACCAGATACCACAAAAAGCTGGGGAAAGaaagataacataatagagaATGGTTAGATGGAGGTCTGCTTAATCTATGGTGGGCAACAGGCTGATCAGTTGCTCTTCCTCTAAAGAAATTGCTTAGTGTAAACCTTAGACCAACAGGATtcctcaaaaaaaacaaaaaacaaaaaaaaacggaatggcttttaaataactttttatttcaaGTATTCTTTATGAAGAAGCTACTGGCTATACACTTCTTACAAGGTAGGCATAATCAAGAAAGAATAGGACAATAAACAACAGAGCCTGAATAAAGCAAAGGCATTTCTTGGATCCATGGTGATGAGAAAAATCCAAAAACTTTATGGCAGGACTAGATGACAGCATAGACTATACACTGGAGAAGAAAGACAGCTACAAAAGGGtgaggggaaagaaaaataagatttaaattttattaacagGCCTGTTTGGAAAGCTATAT is part of the Cricetulus griseus strain 17A/GY chromosome 5, alternate assembly CriGri-PICRH-1.0, whole genome shotgun sequence genome and encodes:
- the Prpf39 gene encoding pre-mRNA-processing factor 39 isoform X1; this translates as MQNSHMDEYRNSDNGSTGNSSEVAVEHPDFSTEIMNVTEMEQSPDGSPSVNASTEENEMANAVDLPVTETEGNFPPEFEKFWKTVETNPQDFTGWVYLLQYVEQENHLTAARKAFDKFFIHYPYCYGYWKKYADLEKRHDNIKQSDEVYRRGLQAIPLSVDLWIHYINFLKETLEPGDPETNGTIRGTFEHAVLAAGTDFRSDKLWEMYINWENEQGNLREVTAVYDRILGIPTQLYSHHFQRFKEHVQNNLPRDLLTEEQFIQLRRELASVNGHSGDDGPPGDDLPSGIEDITDPAKLITEIENMRHRIIEIHQEMFNYNEHEVSKRWTFEEGIKRPYFHVKPLEKAQLKNWKEYLEFEIENGTHERVVVLFERCVISCALYEEFWIKYAKYMENHSIEGVRHVFSRACTVHLPKKPMAHMLWAAFEEQQGNINEARTILRTFEECVLGLAMVRLRRVSLERRHGNMEEAEQLLQDAIKNAKSNNESSFYAIKLARHLFKIQKNLPKSRKVLLEAIERDKENTKLYLNLLEMEYSCDLKQNEENILNCFDKAIHGSLPIKMRITFSQRKVEFLEDFGSDVNKLLNAYDEHQTLLKEQDTLKRKAENGSEEPEEKKAHTEDMSSAQIIDGDLQANQAAYNYSAWYQYNYQNPWNYGQYYPPPPT
- the Prpf39 gene encoding pre-mRNA-processing factor 39 isoform X2; protein product: MQGLLRFEDQDSARGDQNIAMFYPTSTQMVYRRGLQAIPLSVDLWIHYINFLKETLEPGDPETNGTIRGTFEHAVLAAGTDFRSDKLWEMYINWENEQGNLREVTAVYDRILGIPTQLYSHHFQRFKEHVQNNLPRDLLTEEQFIQLRRELASVNGHSGDDGPPGDDLPSGIEDITDPAKLITEIENMRHRIIEIHQEMFNYNEHEVSKRWTFEEGIKRPYFHVKPLEKAQLKNWKEYLEFEIENGTHERVVVLFERCVISCALYEEFWIKYAKYMENHSIEGVRHVFSRACTVHLPKKPMAHMLWAAFEEQQGNINEARTILRTFEECVLGLAMVRLRRVSLERRHGNMEEAEQLLQDAIKNAKSNNESSFYAIKLARHLFKIQKNLPKSRKVLLEAIERDKENTKLYLNLLEMEYSCDLKQNEENILNCFDKAIHGSLPIKMRITFSQRKVEFLEDFGSDVNKLLNAYDEHQTLLKEQDTLKRKAENGSEEPEEKKAHTEDMSSAQIIDGDLQANQAAYNYSAWYQYNYQNPWNYGQYYPPPPT